Sequence from the Solea senegalensis isolate Sse05_10M linkage group LG1, IFAPA_SoseM_1, whole genome shotgun sequence genome:
ttcttctcgaTTTTGTGGTATCCTTTGTGTCCGTGCTTTTCTGCCCTCCCTCCCCTGCTAATTCAGAGATGGTCCCGTTGTTGTCAGTCAGTGTCGACACCGCCTGTGGATCTTCAGTATTAATTTGTGAACTTGGATCTTCCAGTTGAATTTCCAGCACCACATTACTTGATGCATAACTCTTAGGCCTCCCAATGGGTCTACCAGtgtgtctcttcttttttctttcctgttcaCTCAATTGTGCATCCTGTATCTTCTCTACAGTGGCAAGGACAGAGTCTTCACCCATTTTGTTCCCAACACCCTGAGCATCACTagtgttcctttttttcctcttggcATTATTACGTTCATTGCCTGGTGTGTGGTAACGCTGAACGTGACTCTTCAAGCTCACGTTGTGATTGAAGCATTTGTCACAATGCTGACATTTATAAGGCCTCTCTCCTGTGTGCAGGCGCATGTGAGATTTGAGGTGACTTGGCTGGTTGAAGCCACGATGGCACACTGAACACTTATGAGGCCTTAGACCTGTGTGCACATTTAAGTGTCTCTGGAGAGCAAGAGTCCAGAGGAACTCCTTCCCACAGATATGACATTTCAACTGCTTGGGGCCTGTGTGATCCTCCATGTGGAGACTGCGTTCCTTATTTGTGGCAAATGCTTCTGAACATTCAGAACATTTATAGGGCTGTCCTTCCGTTTGGTGGATCTGCTCATGATTGACTTTGcccacttttgttttgaatgtcatGTGGCAGTATTTGCACCGATGCGCGTAATTTACCTCATGAACTCTGCTATGGGAGTTTACAGCATGCTCATTAGCACATCTCTTGCCACAAATGTTGCAGGAATAGGGCTTAAGTATGTGCTCACATGTGTGAGGCCAGCGTTTTCTGTAAAACTTCCCACACACCGTGCAGAGCTCATTGGGCTGGGGAGCAAGATTATAACATGTTCTCTCCGCTTCGTCATCATCCTCAGATTCCTCATCGTCATCCTCGGATTCCTCATTGTCCTCAGATTCCTCATCGTTATCAGTTTCCTTATCACTGATCACCTGAGGCACACTTGTCTTCCTCTCTGAATCCACTTCAGTCTCATCACGTGATCCCTCTGTTTTGTTGACCGAGTCAGTCACCTCATTAACACCAACATGAGACACAAATGAGTCTTCTGTTGGTCCGGCctgttaaatgatgacatgaatgggtttgagtgaaataaaataatttttatcTTGGATATGATTCAGTATAATTGCTAATGTTGTACCTCTGGAATGACCTGTGTGCCTTCTGTCAGGTGAGGGCGTTCAGCAGGTGGTGCACTGGTACTGACCTGGCTTTTCCTCTGGTTTCTGTGCACACACTGAAGGCACTGCTGGTTAAAGACAACCAACCCGCCGTGGGTCACCTTATCGATTCTGAGTTTACAGCCACATGACTGGCACTTCTCGTTGAACAGCTTAAGGAGGTGTTTTTCCTTTGTCTGTACAGGTGCTgctctgaaaaaaaatatttacaatattgattaaataatgagtaaaacatgaaagaaaCTCCAAAAATGGAGATTAAGAAAACTTACCTTTTCAGGATCAAatcaatattcacattttttggtAGCATTTCAGACACTGAAGTATCGGAAACATCTCTTGTTGAACATAAGACACTAAGTGGAACTGGGCCTTCTGAAAAAGGAGATGCAAAGAACTTATGAGAAATCACTTTCTTTGacttcatttaaatgaacacaacaattatttattttacctcttGCGGGAAGCCTCGATTCTTCATGAAAAGAGGGTGAATATGTCTTAACTTCAGTGGTTTCCACAGGCTCCTACACAAGGAAACAAAGGtaagtggtttgtttgttttagcttGTGTTTTAAtactaacacaataataatgataattcattattatcattgttattattactattactgtaataataataacaacaatacaaataataatagtagtagtagttgttgtagtagtagtagcagcactaatagtaatagtaatagtataaGAAGAAATGTATTCATGAATAGATTATAATtataacaaggcaatcagagatggcagaaaTCACCCCATTCGTGCAAAtatggtcatattggcaagtgtggaaacacaaacagacagacagacaaaaagatCGATCATAACAGGACAGTAGTGTGACACCCAGTGGACAAATCAGGAACAACAAGTGTggaaacactgacagacagagccactaaaaacaatacttcaacTGAGATGTGAATTTACAGATATATTTTAATGTCTGGCATGTCATGATCCgagaaatacaaatatacattgTCATGGTCCTGTGGATTGTCCTCCTGCACGCAGGTACTATACGGCAAGCCTCgcgctgctgctgtttcctggaaatatatgtattatatatacacgTCATATTAAGacaataaaattatattatatggcatataatatatacatgcataccTCAAATGCACGGTCATCCTCTGCATCTTCTCTTTCTTGTTTGCTCATTAGTGGCACAGTACTTTGATCTGTTTGTGCTGATGAACTTTGATCCACTTGTGCTGGTTTACTGGTACTTTGATTTGCTTCCGTCAGACGAAGCGCCACATAATGACATTGATCAATCAAACCAATGGTGACTACTCGACGAGAAGGACTGTCATCTGGTGGTTTAACAATCGTCATGGCATCCGGATTGATAGTTGTTACGATGTGAATCTCCATGTCCATCATGTCCGACAATGCTTGAACTGTCACATTATCTGCCCAGGCACCCTTCTCCAGTCGATCCACATATCGGTTCCACGTTTCAATTTGGCGATCAACTACGTCAGGGATACAAGCAATCCCAAAGTCAATGTCCTCTGGCATGTCCACATCGTAGCCAGCAACTATTGCCTCATGACTTGCTATTGGGTCTGGGATGAACTGCTGATATCGGTCCACATCATTAGATGTCCTGAGAAACCGCACCAACGCTTGTCTCAGCTCATCTGGCGATACACAGTCTATGTTGGAACGGGCACAGGTAACATGTATTGCATTGAAGAAACAATTACCATCTGAAGGCACATCTTCGACGTCATATCCATATCTTTTCGCTATACTATAGATGTCTGTTCTGGCTGCCTGGGGAACTGTAACAGTAGAAACTTCATCAGTTCTTGCACATGGAGATTGGTTGATTGCTTGCCAGAGATCATGATCACCGTCTTGCCACTCTAGCGGTCGCAGGTCACTTAGTTCCTCTGGTATGTCACTGAGATGAAGTCCATTGGCCTTCGCCTGTGCAGGCATCTGTCCTGTCTTCATTGTAGAGTCACAAGTATTGCAGATCCAAGTGCAGTCAGTAGACAAATGGTTGGTCAATTCAGTGGTGACATCCTTTGAgaatttgttgtatttatccTGATTAAAACGTACAACAGTCTTCCTATACATAAGCCGATGacagacacagcagacacaTGTTGGCCCTTCCTTAATTCGCTCACTGAAAGCTCTAGATGCATCTTCAGTGGTAAGtgcatttgctgtttttaattttgcCATTGTGTCTCTTGACAATCTGCAGTgcaaaacacatacattttggTGAGATATTAATCCttgaataacatttttgtcaatatgAAGATTATGATTTGTCATTAGCTGCCATGGAAACGACACACCCACCTCGTGCTTCGTTGTTCAGGTGTCTCTGCAGCGTGAGTTTTGGCAGTTCGACGTCTGTTTGCTGACAACCGTATAGCTCTTTCATCTGGTGCCTCTTTTGCACGAGTTTCTGCAGTTTTACTCCTGTCCTTGGATAACCTGGCAGCACGTGCATCTGGTGTCTCTTTTATACGAGTTTCTGCAGTTTTACTCCTGTCCTTGAATAACCTGGCAGCACGTGCATCTGGTGTCTCTTTTGCACGAGTTTCTGCAACTTTACGTCTGACCTTGGATAACCTGGCCGCCTGTGCATCTGGTGTCTCTTTTGCACGAGTTTCTGCAACTTTACTTCTGACCTTGGATAACCTGGTACATGTGAAGGAAAAGGGGGCAATGGTTATAATacttaaatacttttttatcaCGTTAATGTGATTACATTTTACcataatatttataaaatacttCTTCATTTTGGAGAAACTGCATTTAACATTAATTTTCGTGTGAGAGACGTTTGAAACTTGTGGTGAGATCTTCATAGTTCACACTCAAAAGAATGTCAAATGCATATCAAAATTCGGAATAACAATGATAGTATACCGTTCATATCGTTGCTTTTCTGTTtcttgtttcctcctctctgccattctctctctgttctttaTCTTTCGCAGCTCCGCTTGTTCTGGCGTTTCGTTCTCCAAAGCCTAATAACAAAATGCCACATTGAACCATAAACAGATAAGGTACAGTGTATTAATGTTGTTGATACATGATGGAAATGGTGTCATACTATATGCCATATTTGAACATTGTACAATAATCTGAAAGCATAATTATCTAGTGTTAACTGGTCTATTTGCAAATTAAATTGACCAGATGAGGATATAATGGCAGATTGGCTGTTGAATATATTCTGCCATTGTGCATTGctgtatttcacatttaacgACGAGGCCtacgttttttttctgtttgcactCGTAAGACTCTTGGAATCCTCCTGTTTCCAGTAATCTATGATTCTTCTTGTGGAATAATGCGCAGGTTGATAAAAATCAGAATGTTCCCATTTTGTGGCATGCATGTAATGTTCAAGTGACAACTATAGCCAGAATACTCCTATCAGTTAAAAGCACATTCCAATTTTGTTTAAATCATACATATAGAAACGGTGTATGTAACTTGTGTAACATTTCTAGTTTAAAGCAATTTATCATGAAATATACATAACACCATAATTCTAGTTCAGCCAAATTAGGACAGTATAAAAGACCAACAGCTGTCATTCGATAACTTGATGCCCAGGAGTTGACCCCGACCTTGGTCGCACATGGAAGCAACATGGCGGATAGTGCCGGCCCTCATAACTGCCATTATCAAAACTGTAGGATACCTCCTTAAGGATAAAATGTTGGTGATGATATCTACTGAAATATTGGCTAACCTTGGTATCCTTCTTTGCCATTTGGCAATCCACTGATAAACAATAAACTTATAGATCTACAtacctttcttttcctctggcGATCCTTTTCTTTCCGATGTTCTGATCTTGGTCGAAGACAGACCGACACActgagccactaaaaacaatacagtCATATGTAACATGTTGCATAAATGTTATATTCCTGAATCATCTATTTCCCAATGAATTCCCTTGTACGGGTTTCCACAAAACTGTCCCATGTCATTTATTGGTCattgctgtgccagtctcagctgacatagggcgataggcagggtgcaccctggacagttcaccagtccatcgcagggacacatatagagacaaacagcaattcactctcacattcacacctatggtcaatttagggtgtacaatttacctaatccccatattgcatgtttttggactgtgggaggaagctccCTGCTCCAAAATTGCTTAAATTGTATGTGACGTACAAGACATGTCAGAATATCATATAAAGAAAATGGACAATTTtgtgtatacatattttataacTCATCCATACATGTTGTGGCATATAGAGTATTTCTGCAACATCAGATTATTTCTTTGCAGGATTTCTTTCAATTACTCTTCCATGCAGTTTATTatctgtatatattatatagacaCTAGATAATTTTGTATTAACCTTCTTGGTATAATTCATACATATATGGtgaagggaaaaaacaacaacataatccgtcaacatttgatcattttgttttgctgtgcttTTTTGCTTCCAAATATATTTTATGTCTGATTTGTCAATTAAATAGTATTTTTTATTCCTGAAATATGACTACCGAATCCAATCAAATCAATTC
This genomic interval carries:
- the LOC122772982 gene encoding uncharacterized protein LOC122772982 isoform X3; this encodes MCSVDGCESWHRNAQRFKLPEDPEMRLEWVQFLATVNKQRFKESSWTEITICAEHFKRDCLIYVAPTGAVQLTPGAVPSLCVQSKPEWLSVSVCLRPRSEHRKEKDRQRKRKALENETPEQAELRKIKNRERMAERRKQETEKQRYERLSKVRSKVAETRAKETPDAQAARLSKVRRKVAETRAKETPDARAARLFKDRSKTAETRIKETPDARAARLSKDRSKTAETRAKEAPDERAIRLSANRRRTAKTHAAETPEQRSTRLSRDTMAKLKTANALTTEDASRAFSERIKEGPTCVCCVCHRLMYRKTVVRFNQDKYNKFSKDVTTELTNHLSTDCTWICNTCDSTMKTGQMPAQAKANGLHLSDIPEELSDLRPLEWQDGDHDLWQAINQSPCARTDEVSTVTVPQAARTDIYSIAKRYGYDVEDVPSDGNCFFNAIHVTCARSNIDCVSPDELRQALVRFLRTSNDVDRYQQFIPDPIASHEAIVAGYDVDMPEDIDFGIACIPDVVDRQIETWNRYVDRLEKGAWADNVTVQALSDMMDMEIHIVTTINPDAMTIVKPPDDSPSRRVVTIGLIDQCHYVALRLTEANQSTSKPAQVDQSSSAQTDQSTVPLMSKQEREDAEDDRAFEEPVETTEVKTYSPSFHEESRLPAREGPVPLSVLCSTRDVSDTSVSEMLPKNVNIDLILKRAAPVQTKEKHLLKLFNEKCQSCGCKLRIDKVTHGGLVVFNQQCLQCVHRNQRKSQVSTSAPPAERPHLTEGTQVIPEAGPTEDSFVSHVGVNEVTDSVNKTEGSRDETEVDSERKTSVPQVISDKETDNDEESEDNEESEDDDEESEDDDEAERTCYNLAPQPNELCTVCGKFYRKRWPHTCEHILKPYSCNICGKRCANEHAVNSHSRVHEVNYAHRCKYCHMTFKTKVGKVNHEQIHQTEGQPYKCSECSEAFATNKERSLHMEDHTGPKQLKCHICGKEFLWTLALQRHLNVHTGLRPHKCSVCHRGFNQPSHLKSHMRLHTGERPYKCQHCDKCFNHNVSLKSHVQRYHTPGNERNNAKRKKRNTSDAQGVGNKMGEDSVLATVEKIQDAQLSEQERKKKRHTGRPIGRPKSYASSNVVLEIQLEDPSSQINTEDPQAVSTLTDNNGTISELAGEGGQKSTDTKDTTKSRRKKTHFDSDSEFDPDETKKKRSGKCPGKQRGRPRKTPVV
- the LOC122772982 gene encoding uncharacterized protein LOC122772982 isoform X2, encoding MCSVDGCESWHRNAQRFKLPEDPEMRLEWVQFLATVNKQRFKESSWTEITICAEHFKRDCLIYVAPTGAVQLTPGAVPSLCVQSKPEWLSVSVCLRPRSEHRKEKDRQRKRKALENETPEQAELRKIKNRERMAERRKQETEKQRYERLSKVRSKVAETRAKETPDAQAARLSKVRRKVAETRAKETPDARAARLFKDRSKTAETRIKETPDARAARLSKDRSKTAETRAKEAPDERAIRLSANRRRTAKTHAAETPEQRSTRLSRDTMAKLKTANALTTEDASRAFSERIKEGPTCVCCVCHRLMYRKTVVRFNQDKYNKFSKDVTTELTNHLSTDCTWICNTCDSTMKTGQMPAQAKANGLHLSDIPEELSDLRPLEWQDGDHDLWQAINQSPCARTDEVSTVTVPQAARTDIYSIAKRYGYDVEDVPSDGNCFFNAIHVTCARSNIDCVSPDELRQALVRFLRTSNDVDRYQQFIPDPIASHEAIVAGYDVDMPEDIDFGIACIPDVVDRQIETWNRYVDRLEKGAWADNVTVQALSDMMDMEIHIVTTINPDAMTIVKPPDDSPSRRVVTIGLIDQCHYVALRLTEANQSTSKPAQVDQSSSAQTDQSTVPLMSKQEREDAEDDRAFEETAAARGLPYSTCVQEDNPQDHDNEPVETTEVKTYSPSFHEESRLPAREGPVPLSVLCSTRDVSDTSVSEMLPKNVNIDLILKRAAPVQTKEKHLLKLFNEKCQSCGCKLRIDKVTHGGLVVFNQQCLQCVHRNQRKSQAGPTEDSFVSHVGVNEVTDSVNKTEGSRDETEVDSERKTSVPQVISDKETDNDEESEDNEESEDDDEESEDDDEAERTCYNLAPQPNELCTVCGKFYRKRWPHTCEHILKPYSCNICGKRCANEHAVNSHSRVHEVNYAHRCKYCHMTFKTKVGKVNHEQIHQTEGQPYKCSECSEAFATNKERSLHMEDHTGPKQLKCHICGKEFLWTLALQRHLNVHTGLRPHKCSVCHRGFNQPSHLKSHMRLHTGERPYKCQHCDKCFNHNVSLKSHVQRYHTPGNERNNAKRKKRNTSDAQGVGNKMGEDSVLATVEKIQDAQLSEQERKKKRHTGRPIGRPKSYASSNVVLEIQLEDPSSQINTEDPQAVSTLTDNNGTISELAGEGGQKSTDTKDTTKSRRKKTHFDSDSEFDPDETKKKRSGKCPGKQRGRPRKTPVV
- the LOC122772982 gene encoding uncharacterized protein LOC122772982 isoform X1, giving the protein MCSVDGCESWHRNAQRFKLPEDPEMRLEWVQFLATVNKQRFKESSWTEITICAEHFKRDCLIYVAPTGAVQLTPGAVPSLCVQSKPEWLSVSVCLRPRSEHRKEKDRQRKRKALENETPEQAELRKIKNRERMAERRKQETEKQRYERLSKVRSKVAETRAKETPDAQAARLSKVRRKVAETRAKETPDARAARLFKDRSKTAETRIKETPDARAARLSKDRSKTAETRAKEAPDERAIRLSANRRRTAKTHAAETPEQRSTRLSRDTMAKLKTANALTTEDASRAFSERIKEGPTCVCCVCHRLMYRKTVVRFNQDKYNKFSKDVTTELTNHLSTDCTWICNTCDSTMKTGQMPAQAKANGLHLSDIPEELSDLRPLEWQDGDHDLWQAINQSPCARTDEVSTVTVPQAARTDIYSIAKRYGYDVEDVPSDGNCFFNAIHVTCARSNIDCVSPDELRQALVRFLRTSNDVDRYQQFIPDPIASHEAIVAGYDVDMPEDIDFGIACIPDVVDRQIETWNRYVDRLEKGAWADNVTVQALSDMMDMEIHIVTTINPDAMTIVKPPDDSPSRRVVTIGLIDQCHYVALRLTEANQSTSKPAQVDQSSSAQTDQSTVPLMSKQEREDAEDDRAFEETAAARGLPYSTCVQEDNPQDHDNEPVETTEVKTYSPSFHEESRLPAREGPVPLSVLCSTRDVSDTSVSEMLPKNVNIDLILKRAAPVQTKEKHLLKLFNEKCQSCGCKLRIDKVTHGGLVVFNQQCLQCVHRNQRKSQVSTSAPPAERPHLTEGTQVIPEAGPTEDSFVSHVGVNEVTDSVNKTEGSRDETEVDSERKTSVPQVISDKETDNDEESEDNEESEDDDEESEDDDEAERTCYNLAPQPNELCTVCGKFYRKRWPHTCEHILKPYSCNICGKRCANEHAVNSHSRVHEVNYAHRCKYCHMTFKTKVGKVNHEQIHQTEGQPYKCSECSEAFATNKERSLHMEDHTGPKQLKCHICGKEFLWTLALQRHLNVHTGLRPHKCSVCHRGFNQPSHLKSHMRLHTGERPYKCQHCDKCFNHNVSLKSHVQRYHTPGNERNNAKRKKRNTSDAQGVGNKMGEDSVLATVEKIQDAQLSEQERKKKRHTGRPIGRPKSYASSNVVLEIQLEDPSSQINTEDPQAVSTLTDNNGTISELAGEGGQKSTDTKDTTKSRRKKTHFDSDSEFDPDETKKKRSGKCPGKQRGRPRKTPVV